The Schistocerca gregaria isolate iqSchGreg1 unplaced genomic scaffold, iqSchGreg1.2 ptg000770l, whole genome shotgun sequence genome window below encodes:
- the LOC126321793 gene encoding uncharacterized protein LOC126321793 codes for MVFYKYRYKWRMVFIMRIISINCTIFFKEKFIYYYYNIIFLYMNNGGSDLIKYLNEKLDTNFFNTITILKDNDCVSKFVINLKKLKTGNTYSSFKEELEKKPLPLFFNKTINKLFNDYKLFDSGISNTSKLDILEAIINSDKIYDNVLDFIEQQFVSLTKTYNKDDSNGIVVSFIDSIVIIKGLLSVKANELLYFERGVTGLALNLEYNQVKALVFSDIRSIVVGESVKSSGFVMRVGVSESLLGRIINPLGKALDGLGSLSLNNYLIMDRKAPGVIMRKKVSEPVMTGIKVIDALVPIGRGQRELILGDRKTGKTTIAIDTILNQNKVFDEHKEVLTCVYVAIGKRMSEIVKIYNTLKENSSLQYTILVIARSSDPASLQFIAPYVGCTIAEYFTYNGKHSLIIYDDLTKHADVYRQISLLLRRPVGREAYPGDVFFLHSKLLERAVKLNETFGFGSLTALPIIETIQGDVSAYIPTNVISITDGQIYLDLNKHQEGVRPAVDPGISVSRVGSSAQTKLMKMLSGSLKLDLAQYREVEQFSKFGSELDASTKFLLKKGKMLISLMKQVRNNPLSLVSQIVILYLSSSVFFLSLIDKIEEFDIESYLSSLIFFIEYSIIFRPYKYVLGNSNVDNLVDLE; via the exons atggtcttttataAATATCGTTATAAATGGCGGATGGTATTTATTATGCGGATCATAAGTATAaattgtacaattttttttaaagaaaaa tttatttactattattataatataatttttttatatatgaatAATGGTGGATccgatttaataaaatatttaaatgaaaaattGGACACAAATTTTTTCAACACAATCACTATTTTAAAAGATAATGATTGTGTTAGTAAATTTGTAATtaatcttaaaaaattaaaaaccggtAATACGTATTCTTCTTTTAAAGAAGAATTGGAAAAAAAACCATTACcgttattttttaataaaactatAAACAAATTATTTAACGATTATAAATTATTTGATAGCGGTATATCTAATACAAGTAAGTTAGATATATTAGAAGCTATCAtaaacagtgataaaatatatgataatgttCTAGATTTTATAGAACAACAATTTGTAAGTCTAACGAAAACTTATAATAAAGACGATAGTAACGGTATAGTAGTATCTTTTATAGATTCCATTGTTATTATAAAAGGATTACTCAGTGTTAAAGCCAATGAATTATTATATTTTGAACGTGGAGTAACAGGATTGGCGTTAAATTTAGAATATAATCAAGTAAAGGCTTTAGTATTTAGTGATATAAGGAGTATTGTAGTAGGTGAATCCGTGAAATCTTCTGGTTTTGTGATGAGGGTTGGAGTTAGTGAAAGTTTGTTAGGTAGAATAATAAATCCGTTAGGTAAGGCTTTGGATGGTTTAGGTAGTTTaagtttaaataattatttgataaTGGATAGAAAAGCGCCTGGTGTTATAATGCGTAAAAAAGTTTCAGAACCTGTTATGACGGGTATTAAGGTAATTGATGCATTAGTGCCAATAGGCAGAGGTCAAAGAGAGTTAATTTTAGGTGATAGAAAAACAGGTAAGACTACTATAGCTATTGATACTATTTTAAATCAAAATAAAGTTTTTGATGAGCATAAAGAGGTATTAACATGTGTTTACGTTGCAATAGGTAAGCGTATGTCTGAAATAGTAAAAATATATAATACGTTGAAAGAAAATAGTAGTTTACAATATACTATATTGGTGATAGCCAGATCTTCTGATCCCGCTTCGCTTCAATTTATTGCTCCATATGTTGGGTGTACTATAGCTGAATATTTTACTTATAACGGTAAGCATAGTTTAATCATTTATGATGATTTGACTAAACATGCAGACGTTTATAGACAAATTTCGTTGCTTTTAAGAAGACCTGTAGGTAGGGAAGCTTATCCTGgagatgttttttttttacattctaagttattagaAAGAGCtgtaaaattaaatgaaacttttGGTTTTGGATCTTTAACAGCTTTACCTATTATTGAAACTATACAAGGGGATGTTTCAGCTTATATACCTACTAATGTAATATCTATTACTGACGGACAAATTTATCTTGATTTGAATAAGCATCAAGAAGGTGTTAGACCGGCGGTAGATCCTGGTATTTCAGTTAGTAGAGTTGGGTCGTCAGCgcaaacaaaattaatgaaaatgctaTCAGGTTCGTTGAAGCTTGATTTGGCGCAATATAGAGAAGTTGAGCAATTTTCTAAATTTGGATCTGAATTGGATGCATCTACTAAATTTTTATTAAAGAAAGGTAAAATGTTGATATCTTTGATGAAACAGGTTCGAAATAATCCGTTATCACTAGTTAGTCAGATAGTTATTTTATATTTGTCATCAtctgtattttttttatctttgatcGATAAAATTGAAGAATTTGATATTGAATCGTATTTATCGAGTTTGATATTTTTTATAGAGTATTCAATAATATTCAGACCATATAAGTATGTTTTGGGTAACTCTAATGTTGATAATTTAGTTGATTTAGAATGA
- the LOC126321792 gene encoding DNA-directed RNA polymerase subunit beta''-like, with protein sequence MVMIEGSSPSKLIKIKNHNKVHLNVLDKYINSSNSNYFLKRPLLLDSIYTYINNNLVKNNLLLHRFFSKNIFYVGANKNKTLNLYINKYEFLVSSDNKHISNNLYIKNIFKETLYYEFMGYTNEFFTSECKNLSLFDFLLLTDRYLSVNNKKSNKDRFLHSLVKNSFVYNKHKLKKINNNSIFVLSQSIYDVNNDSINYRLNIHNVNGLLTALEKIKYKFKNEKDLKLKNLRTYGLYQSDMSNDKLSLERPYLWLKNRIYENTFFFLLSRPDMLVKFIFHTFSFNEIYYLYLNKNILNNNDISLLFNMFLFKYKNIKIPDCSETFKVKPLLDCTNKSLYDLYRSIDYTPITYFNGTSVYDYLSFPFNKNNCNPYNKYSELYDSNSNSTIVDTACFSKLENLLLVRDNLGFDINQKPFFFECDENGNDNVNSLKKEETLSRVGPWNNYNFLTNERNFIKYYLNGLLFYNPLFFCISLYNNIHLNRRNKGLDAFYKGHIKSYYNIYIYFISNSIDFFSLTTFKEKGSKIVANRERIDINNFINKKYNWVANSSIVVSRKRVCSKDYDILVKLIGFRMSEHIYNTVNDMDDNNGIFIYKNMLYNGYIVAYCKLVIPFLVTINFIVNMHAIARMRAYLYVLLHAYLYMLLRNTSIIVYTKKDIKAKINCNINIYDSLLYKILKNYGYINASSMNVAFKIKDFYMSNNPTKTVLYITFVTAAKFIGAGLATIGVVGAGAGIGILFSGLIQGLARNPYTVDILFRYTLLGFALTEAMGLMAIMMAFLILYT encoded by the exons ATGGTTATgattgaaggttcgagtccttctaaACTCATAAAAa ttaaAAATCACAATAAAGTACATTTAAAtgtattggataaatatattaatagTTCTAAtagcaattattttttaaaaagaccTTTACTCTTAGATAGTATTTATACTTATATTAATAATAATCTTGTAAAGAATAATTTGTTATTACAtagatttttttctaaaaatattttttatgtgggcgcaaataaaaataaaacacttaatttgtatattaataaatatgaatttttagtaTCATCAG ATAATAAACATATTAGTAATAAcctatatataaaaaatatttttaaagaaacattATATTATGAATTTATGGGTTATACAAATGAATTTTTCACTAGTGAATGTAAAAATCtatctttgtttgattttttattattaactgACAGATATCTGTcagttaataataaaaaatcaaacaaagataGATTTTTACATTCACTAGTGAAAAATTCATTTGTATACAATAAgcacaaacttaaaaaaattaacaataattcaatttttgttttatctcaATCAATATACGACGTTAATAATGACTCAATTAATTATAGATTAAACATACATAATGTAAATGGTTTGTTAACTGcgttagaaaaaataaaatataaatttaaaaatgaaaaagat ttaaaacttaaaaatttaagGACATACGGTTTGTATCAATCTGATATGAGCAATGATAAACTTTCGTTAGAAAGACCTTATTTATGGTTGAAAAATCGAATttatgaaaatacttttttttttttattatcaaggCCTGATATGTTagtgaaatttatttttcatactttttcatttAATGAAATATACTATTTATACTTGAATAAAAACATATTGAATAATAATGATATATCATTATTATTCAATATGTTTTTATTCaagtataaaaatattaaaatacctgat TGTTCTGAAACATTTAAAGTTAAACCATTACTTGATTGTACAAATAAATCATTATATGACTTATATCGATCAATTGATTATACGCCTATCACATATTTCAACGGAACAAGTGTTTACGACTATTTATCTTTtccttttaataaaaataattgtaatcCGTACAATAAATATAGTGAATTGTACGATTCAAACA GTAACAGTACAATTGTAGATACAGCTTGTTTTTCAAAATTAGAAAATTTATTATTGGTACGTGATAATTTAGGGTTTGATATAAaccaaaaaccatttttttttgaatgtgatgaaaatggtaacGATAACGTAAATTCTTTAAAGAAAGAAGAAACTTTAAGTAGGGTGGGTCCTtggaataattataattttttaacaaatgaaagaaattttataaaatattacttaaatggGTTATTATTTTATAATCCTTTATTTTTTTGTATATCGCTTTATAATAATATTCATCTGAATAG GAGAAATAAAGGTTTAGACGCTTTTTATAAAGGTCATATTAAATCATATTAtaatatatacatttattttatatcgaattcaattgattttttttctttgactACATTTAAAGAAAAAGGTAGTAAGATAGTCGCTAATCGTGAACGTattgatataaataattttataaataaaaaatataattgggTTGCAAATAGCAGTATTGTTGTTTCTCGAAAGAGAGTTTGTAGTAAAGATTACGATATTTTGGTAA AATTGATAGGTTTTAGGATGTCCGAACATATTTATAATACCGTTAATGATATGGATGATAATAatggtatttttatttataaaaacatgTTGTATAATGGTTATATTGTG GCATATTGTAAATTGGTGATACCGTTTTTAgtaacaataaattttattgtaaatatgcATGCAATAGCACGTATGCGCGCATACTTATACGTGCTATTGCATGCATATTTATATATGCTATTACGTAATACGAGTATTATTGTATATAC AAAGAAAGATATAAAAGCtaaaataaattgtaatataaatatatatgaTTCATtgttgtacaaaattttaaaaaattacggtTATATAAATGCATCATCCATGAATGTTGcttttaaaataaaagatttt tatATGTCAAATAATCCTACAAAAACGGTTTTGTATATAAcatttgttactgctgctaaatTTATAGGTGCAGGGTTAGCAACTATAGGGGTTGTTGGTGCTGGTGCTGGTATAGGTATATTGTTTTCTGGATTAATTCAAGGATTAGCTAGAAATCCGTATACGGTAGATATTTTGTTTAGATATACTTTATTAGGATTTGCGTTAACGGAAGCAATGGGATTGATGGCTATCATGATGGCATTTTTGATATTATATACTTAA
- the LOC126321791 gene encoding DNA-directed RNA polymerase subunit beta''-like — MYAVYINIRDLLLRVYFNIELYDEYIINYLQLNNFIATIIIGFLLLVVGILLIYYMGDNNQVNVDILFQFAYILNIELLHVTLSKKVFLVKEDEFVNLLKNIIINYDLLYNYITNEYSIEIKNRHLLFLNLKKILKKFLKREIYYHDNILYKKLILHICNLFNETSIKNNFDYNKNMHNFVAGKCNLMLNRSRTDLFLIDDYYFLFGIDLSSTFFSIKTFIPLNKYCNNNILPVYSNILYIHFIKNKDLIIYNTFEDKMSNYIYNIYNVCDEKNFNSLAILIILLLNNDRIYYEYCSFTNNNKNNRRNVSDKYLYYIINDYYTDTKVFLKSKIFTIISKSSMDNNNIIANISKSGISLLLEQLIELLREDTDLGFLFFTFLYPFADIEYKTISAIEKIKVFKYTYMESWFGEFKSIKVISPWREYMNNSKLPLTMEYNVYYKLYVLYNNSNFFFINYDILHNAFKTFVPNIFNGYYYIFNTINLLEINMNTHSYYCKNTFNIEE; from the exons ATGTATGCGGTATATATAAACATACGGGATTTATTATTAAGGGTATATTTTAATATTGAATTATATGATGAATATATTATcaattatttacaattaaataattttattgctaCAATAATTATTGGTTTCTTATTGTTAGTTGTAGGtatattgttaatttattacat GGGTGATAATAATCAAGTAAATGTTGATATATTATTTCAATTTGCATACATTCTTAATATAGAATTATTGCATGTAACGTTAAGTAAGAAAGTTTTTTTAGTAAAAGAAGACGaatttgtaaatttattaaaaaatataattataaattatgatttactttataattatatcactaatgaatattctattgaaataaaaaatagacatttattatttttaaacttaaaaaaaattttaaaaaaatttttgaaaagagaaatatATTATCATGACAatatattatataaaaaattaatattacatATTTGTAATCTATTTAATGAAACTAGTATAAAAAATAATTTCGATTATAATAAAAATATGCATAATTTCGTTGCCGGTAAATGTAATTTAATGTTAAATAGGTCTAGAACCGATTTGTTTTTGATAGATGAttactattttttatttggtaTTGATTTGAGTAGTACATTTTTTAGTATAAAAACTTTTATACCTTTAAAcaaatattgtaataataatatattacCCGTATATAGTAATATATTGTATatacattttataaaaaataaagatttaattATTTACAATACATTTGAGGATAAAATGAGTAAttacatatataatatatataatgtaTGTGACGAAAAGAATTTTAATAGTTTAGCTattctaattattttattattaaataatgataGAATTTATTACGAATATTGTAGTTTTAcaa ataataataaaaacaacagacGTAATGTAAGTGACAAATatttatattatataataaatgatTATTATACAGAtactaaagtttttttaaaaagtaaaa TATTTACTATTATTAGTAAAAGTTCAATGGATAACAATAATATTATTGCTAATA tttcaaagtCTGGAATTAGTTTATTATTAGAACAATTGATTGAACTATTAAGGGAAGATACTGATTTaggatttttgttttttactttcctTTATCCGTTCG CTGATATTGAATATAAAACAATATCAGctattgaaaaaattaaagtatttAAATATACGTATATGGAGTCATGGTTTGGCGAATTTAAATCGATTAAAGTTATATCTCCATGGAGGGAGTAtatgaataatagtaaattaccgTTAACTATGGAATATAATGTGTACTATAAATTATATGTATTATACaataatagtaattttttttttattaattatgatATATTGCATAATGCCTTTAAAACTTTTGTACCAAATATTTTTAATGGTTATTACTATATATTTAATACAATCAATTTGTTGGAAATAAATATGAATACTCATTCATATTATTGTAAAAACACTTTTAACATTGAGGAGTGa